From Echinicola soli, a single genomic window includes:
- a CDS encoding toprim domain-containing protein translates to MNIKQASELSIIAFLEKLGIRPSKVSGDSYFYHSPYRKENTPSFKVSASKNLWIDFGDNNYGGKVLDLVMKLKPGLSVSDALHYIEDITGNSFSFHPQVSFEKEREHKIEIRSVKAIGSNPALMDYLLHRKVSTETASRFCMEVYYSIGDKKYFGIGNKNENGWAIRNAYWKGSSGQGISYYPGEGKTLHMFEGIFDLLSFYERNQKDVEPDDFLVLNSLSNMDAARKIIVDFPRVNLYLDNDIQGKVWTKRLLKDFSQCIDQSGKYLGYKDLNDYHRKSKSVGVRR, encoded by the coding sequence ATGAACATCAAACAAGCAAGCGAGCTGTCCATTATTGCTTTTCTGGAAAAGCTTGGCATCAGGCCCTCAAAGGTTTCCGGGGACAGTTATTTCTATCATTCACCCTACAGGAAAGAAAACACACCTTCCTTTAAGGTCAGTGCCTCCAAGAACCTATGGATTGATTTTGGGGACAACAATTATGGGGGAAAGGTCCTTGACCTGGTCATGAAATTGAAACCAGGCTTGTCCGTTTCCGATGCCCTTCATTACATCGAAGATATTACTGGTAACTCTTTTTCTTTTCACCCACAGGTATCCTTCGAAAAGGAGCGTGAGCATAAAATAGAAATCCGATCGGTCAAAGCCATTGGAAGTAACCCGGCCTTAATGGACTACCTTCTTCATCGGAAGGTCAGCACCGAGACGGCATCCAGGTTTTGTATGGAGGTGTATTATTCCATTGGGGACAAAAAGTATTTCGGGATTGGAAACAAAAACGAGAACGGCTGGGCCATCCGGAATGCCTATTGGAAAGGCAGCAGTGGGCAGGGCATCAGCTACTATCCAGGGGAAGGCAAAACCCTCCATATGTTCGAAGGGATTTTTGACCTGCTCAGCTTCTATGAGCGCAATCAAAAAGATGTCGAACCCGATGACTTTCTGGTGCTGAATTCCCTGTCCAACATGGATGCGGCAAGAAAGATTATAGTAGATTTTCCACGGGTAAACCTTTACCTGGACAATGATATACAGGGCAAGGTGTGGACAAAAAGATTGCTTAAAGACTTCAGTCAATGCATTGACCAATCAGGTAAATATTTAGGGTATAAGGATC
- a CDS encoding VapE domain-containing protein — protein sequence MRTHKKVKDLDGGSNSSTVRMIKYLMSKYDFINNVVLNEVFASEKETNPYHPVNPNTLYIEARAGGYRTSEGEISSFLSSDYIPSTDPFVAYFEKHKELWNQAEHGDYIARFASYIHAEDQDRFNVQFKKWLVRCVACSIRDDYYNKQAFIFIQDKQNTGKTTLTRFLVPPELREYYAENISVDKDSLIALCQNFGIIQDELSTLSRAEINAQKTLMSKSTVKVRHPYDRKAKMEPRRASIWGSTNKAEFLIDETGSVRWLCFPLKGIDWDYKKDININIVWSQAYQLLHSGYRFEMTREEIEENERANVFFSSLTVEFELVQKYLVPGTKEDPFMTASDIVTMLTGLEDGKVRISIQEVGKALKRLGFEQCSKRGHHSSAYPRKGYYVKVENQGTTYYKGYNH from the coding sequence ATGAGAACCCATAAAAAAGTCAAAGACCTTGACGGCGGCTCGAATTCTTCCACGGTACGAATGATCAAGTATCTTATGTCCAAGTATGATTTCATCAATAACGTTGTACTGAACGAGGTGTTTGCCAGTGAGAAAGAAACCAACCCTTACCATCCGGTCAATCCCAATACACTCTACATAGAAGCCAGGGCAGGAGGTTACCGGACTTCGGAGGGTGAAATATCCTCCTTTCTCAGTTCGGACTATATCCCTTCAACAGATCCCTTTGTGGCCTATTTCGAGAAGCACAAGGAACTATGGAACCAGGCAGAGCATGGCGATTATATCGCCCGCTTTGCTTCCTATATCCATGCCGAAGACCAGGATAGGTTTAATGTACAGTTCAAGAAATGGCTGGTGCGTTGTGTGGCCTGCAGTATACGGGACGATTATTACAACAAGCAGGCGTTCATCTTTATCCAGGACAAACAGAATACCGGGAAGACTACGCTAACACGCTTTTTGGTCCCTCCGGAACTAAGAGAGTATTATGCCGAGAATATCTCAGTGGACAAGGACAGTTTAATTGCCCTTTGCCAGAATTTCGGGATTATTCAGGATGAACTGTCCACCCTCTCCCGGGCAGAGATCAATGCGCAGAAAACCTTGATGAGCAAGTCAACCGTGAAAGTTCGTCACCCCTATGATCGCAAGGCCAAGATGGAGCCAAGAAGGGCATCAATCTGGGGCAGTACCAACAAGGCCGAATTCCTGATCGATGAAACAGGGAGTGTCCGCTGGCTCTGCTTTCCCCTTAAGGGAATTGACTGGGACTACAAAAAGGACATTAACATCAACATTGTCTGGTCCCAGGCCTATCAGCTCCTGCATTCCGGTTATCGGTTTGAAATGACTAGGGAAGAAATAGAGGAGAATGAAAGAGCCAATGTCTTTTTCAGTTCCCTTACCGTGGAGTTTGAGCTGGTCCAGAAATACCTGGTTCCTGGGACCAAGGAAGATCCATTTATGACCGCATCGGATATTGTCACCATGTTGACCGGTCTTGAAGATGGAAAGGTCAGGATCAGCATACAGGAGGTCGGAAAGGCGCTTAAAAGATTGGGCTTTGAGCAGTGCTCCAAGCGTGGCCACCATTCCTCTGCCTATCCCAGAAAGGGGTATTATGTCAAAGTAGAAAATCAGGGTACTACCTACTACAAAGGTTATAACCATTAG
- a CDS encoding helix-turn-helix transcriptional regulator, with amino-acid sequence MNDVILTQIDKEVLVDEIADAVATRLSSPLPAQEPEDELIQIPEVMKLLGRSRTTINNWRKEGFLKEHVFNTRVYFKKSEVMNAGRQKNGLKK; translated from the coding sequence ATGAATGATGTAATCTTAACACAAATTGACAAGGAAGTACTGGTAGACGAAATCGCTGATGCAGTTGCAACCAGGCTTTCCTCTCCTTTACCTGCGCAAGAGCCAGAGGATGAACTTATCCAAATCCCAGAGGTGATGAAACTACTGGGGAGGTCACGCACGACGATCAACAATTGGCGAAAAGAAGGTTTTCTAAAGGAGCATGTCTTTAATACCAGGGTTTATTTCAAGAAGTCGGAAGTAATGAATGCTGGTAGGCAAAAGAACGGCCTGAAAAAATAA